In the Candidatus Baltobacteraceae bacterium genome, one interval contains:
- a CDS encoding MBL fold metallo-hydrolase produces MCLESPFTRADFLKASTATGLGTAAALAPIASFAGAEQIAQAGPRVPINVRWLGGGVTELSTPDSKQIMLVDAWIWNNAGYDRFNLKKPPELSSAAAYADHVAARKPEAILVLLTHDHGDHIGDYFELLKTLHERGLNVKTMGFSDLMRYALVPKFKEAGLDETAIVVNSGAGGNIGGVGSHGGMRAVVVPAVHSTTFGLPSIGFVAQIGGLNVYASGDTDLFGDMALIGRRYKPDLAIVCVGNGAFTMGPADAAEAVRMLGATVAIPVHYAHNGLVIGTEAGDKFAAALKQTAPRARAIVMKPGETTQV; encoded by the coding sequence ATGTGCCTCGAATCGCCATTTACACGCGCTGATTTTCTAAAGGCATCGACCGCGACTGGTCTTGGGACCGCCGCGGCACTGGCGCCGATAGCATCGTTTGCCGGAGCCGAGCAAATTGCGCAAGCCGGCCCGCGCGTCCCGATCAACGTTCGTTGGCTCGGCGGCGGTGTAACCGAACTATCGACCCCCGACAGCAAGCAGATCATGCTGGTCGACGCGTGGATCTGGAACAATGCCGGATACGATCGCTTTAACCTCAAGAAGCCGCCCGAGCTGTCCAGCGCAGCCGCATATGCCGATCATGTCGCTGCGCGCAAGCCGGAAGCGATTCTGGTCTTGCTCACGCACGACCACGGCGACCACATCGGCGACTATTTCGAGTTGCTGAAAACGCTACACGAACGCGGGCTGAATGTGAAAACGATGGGCTTTAGCGACCTGATGCGCTACGCACTCGTCCCGAAATTCAAAGAAGCCGGACTCGACGAAACGGCGATCGTCGTCAACAGCGGCGCGGGCGGCAATATCGGCGGCGTTGGGTCGCACGGTGGGATGCGCGCGGTCGTCGTTCCGGCTGTCCATTCAACAACGTTCGGCTTGCCGTCGATCGGCTTCGTCGCACAAATCGGCGGTCTGAACGTCTATGCGTCCGGTGACACCGACCTCTTCGGCGACATGGCGCTGATCGGACGGCGCTACAAACCGGATCTCGCGATCGTTTGCGTGGGGAACGGTGCGTTCACGATGGGACCCGCGGATGCCGCCGAGGCCGTGCGCATGCTGGGCGCGACGGTTGCGATCCCGGTTCACTACGCGCACAACGGTCTCGTGATAGGCACCGAAGCCGGCGATAAATTCGCAGCCGCGCTGAAACAAACTGCCCCGCGCGCACGAGCAATCGTAATGAAGCCGGGAGAGACGACGCAAGTTTGA
- a CDS encoding permease codes for MMVLNAVAAGLLQSLQFFWDSLFGLIFGFLISAVVQVVLTPAMMHRYLGGNLRGILSAAGFGIIASACSYGASAAAKGFYQRGADIRAVFSFLISSTNMNLAILILFWSLLGWKFAFAEFFGGVIIIAVVVTGFSVVFGRDELERLRRERPAPGGAQPGIVTECPICGMEGEPDLAVTCEGRTYLACGQKHAKDLAADPRRWVGDGNTDAADGAAGWRALRDPATWRTIAETALADVAMLRNELIVGYVIAGFAAALVPQDWFARALQSVGSVPYAGYILLLAVGLLLAVISFICSMGNVPIARFLAQAGIPLGANTTFIYGDLLIPPLIAIYMKSFPARVVRWFIILFVLGAMLAGAVMERAIGDVFGGVSMGSMELNDRVTLLLNGIGIIAVAFVFVASRAARSEATS; via the coding sequence ATGATGGTCTTGAATGCGGTTGCGGCCGGCCTGCTCCAGTCGCTGCAGTTTTTCTGGGACAGTCTCTTCGGGCTGATCTTCGGCTTCTTGATTTCCGCAGTGGTTCAAGTCGTGCTGACGCCCGCGATGATGCATCGCTATCTAGGCGGCAATCTGCGCGGCATTCTATCTGCCGCCGGATTCGGCATCATCGCATCGGCATGTTCGTACGGCGCTTCCGCTGCAGCCAAAGGGTTCTATCAGCGCGGCGCCGACATTCGCGCGGTCTTTTCGTTCCTGATTTCGTCGACGAACATGAATCTGGCGATTTTGATTCTCTTTTGGAGTCTGCTCGGTTGGAAGTTTGCGTTCGCCGAGTTTTTCGGCGGGGTCATCATCATCGCGGTCGTGGTTACGGGATTCAGCGTGGTTTTCGGGCGCGATGAACTGGAACGGCTGCGCCGCGAGCGTCCAGCCCCTGGTGGTGCGCAGCCCGGGATCGTCACAGAGTGTCCGATTTGCGGGATGGAAGGCGAGCCTGATCTCGCAGTGACTTGCGAGGGGCGGACATATCTTGCGTGCGGGCAGAAGCACGCAAAAGATCTCGCGGCAGATCCCAGACGATGGGTGGGCGACGGGAACACAGACGCAGCCGATGGTGCCGCGGGTTGGCGCGCCCTGCGCGATCCGGCGACGTGGCGAACGATCGCCGAAACTGCGCTAGCCGACGTCGCAATGCTTCGCAACGAACTGATCGTCGGCTACGTAATTGCCGGATTCGCCGCCGCGCTCGTTCCGCAAGATTGGTTTGCGCGCGCGCTGCAGAGTGTCGGCTCAGTTCCCTACGCTGGTTATATCTTGCTTCTTGCAGTTGGCCTACTATTAGCGGTCATCTCGTTCATCTGCTCGATGGGGAACGTTCCGATCGCGCGGTTTCTCGCGCAAGCCGGAATCCCGCTTGGAGCGAATACAACGTTTATCTATGGCGATCTGCTGATTCCGCCGCTTATCGCCATCTACATGAAATCGTTTCCCGCGCGCGTCGTTCGATGGTTCATCATCTTGTTCGTCCTGGGCGCAATGCTTGCGGGTGCAGTGATGGAGCGCGCGATCGGCGACGTCTTTGGAGGAGTCTCGATGGGGTCGATGGAGCTGAACGATCGCGTTACGCTCCTGTTGAACGGCATCGGGATCATTGCGGTCGCGTTCGTTTTCGTGGCGTCGCGCGCGGCGCGCTCGGAAGCGACCTCGTAG